Proteins from one Emys orbicularis isolate rEmyOrb1 chromosome 2, rEmyOrb1.hap1, whole genome shotgun sequence genomic window:
- the PLAT gene encoding tissue-type plasminogen activator has protein sequence MEGKLLCLYLLMAAITTLQCQEFLVRLKRGARSKATCTDRSSRQIYQQRETWLRLAGARVEYCVCENGWSSCHSVPVRRCADKKCYNGGQCKQALYSPLHFICQCRQGFSGKHCEIDTKVTCYKDLGVTYRGTWSVTESGSECLNWNISALAQKKYNGRRADAAQLGLGNHNYCRNPDEDSKPWCHVYKGGQYTWEYCSTPACFKGKEDCFSGTGIEYRGSHSTTSSGAACLRWDSKIIANKFYTAWLVNAQQLGLGSHNFCRNPDNDSRPWCHVLEAGQTKWEYCNVPVCSTCGLRQHKVAQFRIKGGLYADITSHPWQAAIFARYRRVTGEHFLCGGILINSCWVLSAAHCFQERFSVNRLKIVLGRTYRMIPEENEQQFQVEKYILHSKFDPETYDNDIVLLQLKSGSEECAIETDAVRTVCLPEPGLRLPDWTECEISGYGKHEEFSPFYSERLKEGHVRLFPASRCTSQHLNKTVTENMLCAGDTRQLDDACKGDSGGPLVCMKDNRMHLIGIISWGIGCGRKGTPGIYTNVTRYLDWIQDNMKP, from the exons ATGGAAGGGAAACTCCTGTGTCTCTACCTGCTGATGGCAGCAATCACCACTCTGCAGTGCCAG GAGTTCCTTGTGCGCCTCAAACGGGGAGCCAGATCTAAAG ccacttgcactgACCGTTCATCCAGACAGATTTACCAGCAGAGAGAGACCTGGCTACGACTCGCAGGAGCCAGAGTAgaatattgtgtgtgtgagaaCGGCTGGAGTAGTTGCCACAGCGTGCCTGTCAGAA GATGTGCTGACAAGAAATGCTACAATGGGGGTCAGTGCAAGCAGGCATTATACTCCCCTCTGCACTTCATCTGCCAGTGCCGTCAAGGCTTCTCTGGGAAGCACTGTGAGATAG ATACCAAAGTCACATGTTACAAAGACTTGGGAGTAACATACAGGGGGACGTGGAGCGTGACGGAGAGTGGGAGCGAGTGCTTAAACTGGAATATCAGTGCCTTGGCTCAGAAAAAGTACAATGGGCGGAGAGCAGATGCTGCTCAACTGGGACTTGGCAATCACAACTACTGCAG GAACCCAGATGAGGACTCCAAACCCTGGTGCCATGTCTACAAAGGGGGGCAGTATACCTGGGAATACTGCAGCACACCTGCTTGCTTTAAAG GAAAGGAGGACTGTTTTTCTGGGACGGGCATAGAGTACCGGGGCAGCCACAGCACTACCAGCTCCGGTGCCGCCTGTCTGAGATGGGACTCCAAAATCATTGCCAACAAATTCTACACAGCTTGGCTGGTCAATGCCCAACAGCTGGGTCTCGGGAGCCACAATTTCTGCCG AAACCCTGACAATGACTCCAGGCCATGGTGCCACGTGCTGGAGGCAGGCCAGACAAAGTGGGAATACTGCAACGTGCCTGTCTGCT CCACGTGTGGCCTACGGCAGCACAAAGTGGCCCAGTTCCGAATTAAAGGCGGCCTCTATGCAGACATCACCTCCCACCCATGGCAGGCTGCCATTTTTGCCAGGTATCGGCGAGTGACTGGGGAGCATTTCCTGTGTGGAGGAATCCTGATCAACTCCTGCTGGGTCCTGTCAGCTGCCCATTGTTTCCAGGAGAG GTTTAGTGTCAACCGTCTAAAGATTGTACTGGGTAGGACCTATCGAATGATCCCTGAGGAGAACGAGCAGCAATTCCAAGTGGAGAAATACATCCTCCATAGCAAATTTGACCCAGAAACTTATGACAATGATATCG ttcTGTTACAGCTGAAGTCTGGGTCAGAAGAGTGTGCTATTGAAACGGACGCTGTACGCACTGtctgcctcccagagccaggacttCGGCTACCTGACTGGACGGAATGTGAGATCTCTGGCTACGGCAAGCATGAGGAAT TTTCTCCTTTCTACTCGGAGCGGCTGAAGGAAGGTCACGTCAGACTGTTTCCAGCTAGTCGCTGCACATCACAGCACCTGAACAAGACAGTCACTGAGAACATGCTGTGTGCAGGGGACACCCGGCAACTGGATGATGCCTGCAAG GGTGACTCCGGAGGGCCTCTGGTCTGTATGAAGGATAATCGTATGCATCTGATTGGGATCATCAGCTGGGGAATAGGCTGTGGACGGAAAGGCACACCAGGCATCTATACAAATGTGACTCGTTACCTTGACTGGATTCAGGACAACATGAAACCCTGA